A region from the Misgurnus anguillicaudatus chromosome 7, ASM2758022v2, whole genome shotgun sequence genome encodes:
- the hmx2 gene encoding homeobox protein HMX2, with amino-acid sequence MNNSEDSGSKCSPAPISSFTIQSILGTSNEGVRSAGKDSPKSQPRKRTLSVSSEDDCSGGEDSGDCYCSEPSVPESCNPHQPLNFCLGATKGLLPVQDGLDRRPHLTPSILPDYKEEQERACSQMSPVSEERQRDGPDKQSSSAKKKTRTVFSRSQVYQLESTFDMKRYLSSSERACLASSLQLTETQVKTWFQNRRNKWKRQLSAELEAANMAHASAQTLVGMPLVFRENSLLRVPVPRSIAFPTPLYYPGSNLPALPLYNLYNKIEY; translated from the exons ATGAATAATTCGGAGGACAGCGGAAGCAAGTGCTCGCCTGCCCCCATTTCAAGCTTTACCATCCAGTCAATTCTGGGCACTTCCAACGAGGGAGTCCGGTCAGCTGGAAAAGACAGTCCAAAATCCCAGCCGAGGAAGCGAACGTTGTCCGTGTCATCAGAGGACGACTGCAGCGGCGGAGAGGACTCGGGTGACTGCTACTGCTCAGAGCCCAGTGTACCGGAGTCCTGCAACCCGCACCAGCCTCTCAACTTCTGTCTTG GTGCCACGAAGGGACTTCTACCTGTGCAGGATGGGTTAGACCGTCGGCCACATTTGACACCATCCATACTACCGGATTACAAAGAGGAGCAGGAGCGAGCGTGTAGCCAAATGTCTCCCGTGTCTGAAGAAAGACAACGAGACGGGCCGGACAAACAGAGCAGTTCCGCAAAGAAAAAGACGCGCACTGTTTTCTCTCGGAGTCAGGTTTATCAACTCGAGTCCACGTTCGATATGAAACGCTATTTGAGCAGCTCTGAAAGAGCCTGCCTCGCCTCCAGCCTGCAGTTAACGGAGACCCAGGTGAAAACGTGGTTTCAGAACCGACGAAACAAATGGAAACGGCAGCTCTCTGCTGAACTGGAAGCTGCGAACATGGCGCACGCTTCGGCGCAGACTTTGGTTGGGATGCCACTCGTTTTCAGAGAAAATTCGTTGCTCCGGGTGCCAGTTCCGAGGTCCATTGCTTTTCCAACCCCCCTGTATTATCCGGGAAGTAATTTACCGGCTTTACCATTATACAATCTTTACAACAAGATTGAATATTAA